A genomic stretch from Podospora pseudoanserina strain CBS 124.78 chromosome 3, whole genome shotgun sequence includes:
- the CTR3_2 gene encoding Copper Transporter integral membrane protein that functions in high affinity copper transport (COG:P; EggNog:ENOG503P3B6) — translation MDHSNHDMTPTSTITSVIATTTSTAAAAAAGGGHGHGGGTGCKISMLWNWNTIDSCFISSSWKITSNQMFGGSCVGVLLLAITMEALRRLTKEYDRYLVKKHREALAGQHNVDVTQGYRPKIWEQAVRAALHMVQFAVGYFIMLLAMYYNGYIIICIFLGAYLGSFMFHWEPLAWDKQLPRRTPHFVAIDQAWRGVDWFIFDTLDMDTK, via the exons ATGGACCACTCCAACCACGACATGacacccacctcaaccatcaccagTGTGATCGCCACGACAACCTCgaccgctgctgctgcggcagccggcggcggccatggccacggcggcggcaccggtTGCAAAATTAGCATGCTCTGGAACTGGAACACGATCGACTCCTGCTTCATCTCCTCGTCGTGGAAAATCACCTCAAACCAAATGTTTGGTGGGTCATGTGTCGGCGTTTTGTTGCTCGCCATCACGATGGAAgccttgaggaggttgacgaAGGAGTATGACCGGTACCTGGTCAAGAAACATCGTGAGGCATTGGCTGGGCAGCACAATGTCGACGTTACACAGGGGTACAGGCCGAAGATCTGGGAGCAAGCGGTCAGGGCAGCCTTGCACATGGTACAGTTTGCGGTGGGATACTTTATCATGCT GTTGGCGATGTACTACAATGGGTACATCATTATATGCATTTTTCTTGGGGCATATCTCGGGTCCTTCATGTTTCACTGGGAGCCACTCG CGTGGGACAAACAACTGCCACGAAGGACCCCACACTTTGTTGCCATTGACCAAGCATGGCGAGGTGTTGACTGGTTTATTTTTGATACATTGGACATGGATACGAAGTAG
- a CDS encoding hypothetical protein (EggNog:ENOG503NUVP; COG:G), with translation MQFPSNVLAFGSLFVTAGYAHDTDTSTSAVDTTLITSVSIGLSTTGTTLSSATDTYSGTVTDALGDSTGLIKPRPTTEGGGPLDTVYACGDTTVIDQFSYGSPLVKDCWDVYNGLDGKTDPWILDHMWEQRAFASSGTCVIGAQIVSQTDYPSYVGSEDFRIAIKKSIEQFAKKDDKSQELVGTKGYMQCGTFFFCYSLACQSMVS, from the exons ATGCAATTCCCCAGCAACGTCCTGGCTTTCGGTAGCCTCTTTGTTACCGCTGGCTATGCTCATGACACAGAtacctccacctcggcggtCGACACCACCCTCATAACCTCCGTCAGCATCGGGCTCTCCACCACAGGCACCACACTGTCCAGTGCCACGGATACCTACAGCGGCACTGTCACCGACGCCTTGGGCGATTCCACCGGCCTCATCAAACCTCGCCCCACCACCGAGGGCGGCGGCCCTCTCGACACAGTCTACGCCTGCGGAGACACCACCGTCATTGACCAGTTCAGCTACGGCTCTCCCCTAGTGAAGGACTGCTGGGACGTCTACAACGGTCTGGACGGGAAAACCGACCCTTG GATCCTGGATCACATGTGGGAGCAGCGTGCTTTTGCGTCGTCGGGTACCTGTGTCATCGGCGCCCAGATCGTCAGCCAGACCGACTATCCTTCGTATGTTGGCAGTGAGGACTTTCGCATCGCTATCAAGAAGTCGATTGAGCAGTTTGCCAAGAAGGATGACAAGAGCCAGGAGCTTGTCGGCACCAAGGGTTATATGCAATGCGGCACGTTTTTTTTCTGCTATTCCCTTGCCTGTCAGAGTATGGTATCTTGA
- a CDS encoding hypothetical protein (COG:O; EggNog:ENOG503NXU6), producing the protein MSFPVDNTAGNNNANTMASDPRLIYYDIAFAVPREKNTAAPNPWKARYALNFKGVPYKTEWVQMLDITKVRKGLGASACRKFADGADYYTLPVLKDSTTGAIVGDSFDIALYLQETFPDSGSGDLFPEQPDLNYVCPGAEEVLIPLSKREDVQHKDYSKFNTNVDWAFTLHTALMASGMKWDKEFEQGIKDEFVRRLGAKSWEDMGVYGEKRVHMLESLKQTLTGLAGLYKRNENGPFLLGDRASHADFIVGGWLRFMERTLPADEWKQAEGWHDGVFGKLHAALQERFGDVK; encoded by the coding sequence ATGAGCTTTCCCGTCGACAACACAGCAGGAAACAACAACGCAAACACCATGGCATCAGATCCTCGCCTGATCTACTACGACATCGCCTTTGCCGTCCCCCGCGAAAAAAACACCGCGGCCCCCAACCCCTGGAAGGCCCGCTACGCCCTCAACTTCAAAGGCGTCCCCTACAAGACAGAATGGGTGCAGAtgctcgacatcaccaaagTCCGCAAGGGGCTCGGGGCGTCGGCCTGCCGGAAATTCGCCGACGGGGCTGATTACTACACTCTGCCGGTGCTAAAAGACAGCACAACCGGCGCGATTGTCGGCGACTCATTCGACATTGCGCTCTACCTTCAGGAGACGTTCCCCGACTCTGGGTCCGGGGATTTGTTTCCCGAGCAGCCCGACCTGAATTATGTCTGTCCTGGCGCGGAGGAGGTCTTGATTCCGCTGAGCAAGAGGGAGGATGTTCAGCACAAGGACTATTCCAAGTTTAACACGAATGTTGATTGGGCGTTCACCCTGCACACGGCGTTGATGGCGTCGGGGATGAAGTGGGATAAGGAGTTTGAACAAGGAATCAAAGACGAATTCGTGAGACGGCTTGGGGCGAAATCGTGGGAGGATATGGGGGTTtatggggagaagagggtgcaTATGTTGGAGTCGCTGAAACAGACATTAACGGGCCTGGCGGGGTTGTATAAACGGAATGAAAACGGGCCCTTTCTACTTGGGGACAGGGCTTCGCATGCCGATTTTATTGTGGGAGGGTGGCTGAGGTTCATGGAGAGGACGTTGCCTGCGGACGAGTGGAAGCAGGCCGAGGGGTGGCATGATGGGGTTTTTGGCAAGTTGCATGCGGCATTGCaggagaggtttggggatgTCAAATAG